In one Sphingomonas sp. AP4-R1 genomic region, the following are encoded:
- the ribD gene encoding bifunctional diaminohydroxyphosphoribosylaminopyrimidine deaminase/5-amino-6-(5-phosphoribosylamino)uracil reductase RibD: MAAALALSERGRGLTAPNPNVGCVIVRDGRVVGRGWTQPGGRPHAEAMALGEAGALAEGATVYATLEPCAHRSPRGPACADSLAAARPARVVAAIGDPDPRTAGEGFARLRAAGIVVESGLLAAEARRAMAGFLMRQAQGRPLVTLKLATSLDGRIALADGSSRWITGDAARAHVHLERARHEAILVGRGTWEADAPRLDVRLPGLEGRGPRRILLSARQSRGGGNSDETGGLGSRVRGNDEEVLGGVQEIAALSGVDHLFVEGGAVTAASFLRADLVDRLLLYRAPILIGDGKPALGDIGLTDLAAAHGRWRLDDARMLGSDRFEAYLRQRN; encoded by the coding sequence ATGGCCGCCGCGCTCGCGCTCTCGGAGCGCGGGCGGGGGCTGACCGCGCCCAATCCGAACGTCGGCTGCGTGATCGTGCGGGACGGCAGGGTCGTCGGGCGCGGCTGGACCCAGCCGGGCGGTCGCCCCCATGCCGAGGCGATGGCGCTGGGCGAGGCGGGCGCGCTCGCGGAGGGCGCGACGGTCTATGCCACGCTGGAGCCCTGCGCGCATCGCAGCCCGCGCGGACCGGCCTGCGCCGATTCGCTGGCGGCGGCGCGGCCGGCGCGCGTGGTGGCGGCGATCGGGGATCCCGATCCGCGCACGGCGGGCGAGGGCTTCGCGCGGCTGCGGGCGGCCGGGATCGTGGTGGAGAGCGGCCTGCTCGCGGCCGAGGCACGGCGGGCGATGGCGGGGTTCCTCATGCGGCAGGCGCAGGGGCGGCCACTGGTGACGCTGAAGCTCGCCACCTCGCTCGACGGGCGGATCGCGCTGGCGGACGGATCGAGCCGCTGGATCACGGGAGATGCGGCGCGCGCGCATGTCCATCTGGAGCGGGCGCGGCACGAGGCGATCCTGGTCGGGCGGGGGACGTGGGAGGCGGATGCGCCGAGGCTGGACGTGCGCCTGCCGGGGCTGGAGGGGCGGGGTCCGCGTCGGATCCTTCTTTCCGCGCGTCAGTCCCGCGGAGGCGGGAATTCGGATGAGACCGGTGGACTGGGTTCCCGCGTTCGCGGGAATGACGAGGAAGTCTTGGGTGGGGTTCAGGAGATCGCTGCCCTCTCCGGCGTCGATCACCTGTTCGTCGAGGGTGGCGCCGTGACCGCCGCGTCCTTCCTCCGCGCCGATCTTGTCGATCGACTGCTGCTCTATCGCGCGCCCATCCTGATCGGCGACGGCAAGCCCGCGCTGGGCGATATCGGCCTCACCGATCTGGCCGCCGCGCACGGGCGCTGGCGGCTGGACGATGCGCGGATGCTTGGCAGCGACCGATTCGAAGCCTACCTGCGCCAGCGAAACTGA
- a CDS encoding riboflavin synthase, producing MFTGIITDIGTVEAIEQKGDLRVRIGTRYDTQSIDMGASISCSGACLTVVDKGPGWFAVDVSQETVARTASAVWAEGQRINLERALRVGDELGGHIVTGHVDGVGRIVSAHPVGGSIALTVWVPDDLAGYLAAKGSVALDGISLTVNTVEDGPEGTVIGLNIIPHTAEMTTFATLEPGRPLNIEIDVLARYLGRMEELNHARKR from the coding sequence ATGTTCACCGGCATCATCACCGACATCGGCACCGTCGAGGCGATCGAGCAGAAGGGCGACCTGCGCGTCCGCATCGGGACGCGCTACGACACGCAATCGATCGACATGGGCGCCTCCATCTCCTGCTCGGGCGCCTGCCTGACGGTAGTGGACAAGGGCCCCGGCTGGTTCGCGGTCGACGTGAGCCAGGAGACGGTGGCGCGTACCGCCTCGGCCGTCTGGGCCGAGGGCCAGCGCATCAATCTGGAGCGCGCCTTGCGCGTGGGCGATGAACTGGGCGGGCATATCGTGACCGGCCATGTCGACGGCGTCGGCCGCATCGTTTCGGCCCATCCGGTCGGCGGGTCGATCGCGCTGACCGTCTGGGTGCCGGACGATCTGGCGGGCTATCTGGCGGCCAAGGGATCGGTCGCGCTCGACGGCATCTCGCTGACCGTCAACACGGTGGAGGATGGGCCCGAGGGCACCGTCATCGGCCTCAACATCATCCCGCACACGGCGGAAATGACCACGTTCGCAACATTGGAGCCCGGCCGCCCGCTCAACATCGAGATCGATGTGCTGGCACGCTATCTCGGCCGGATGGAGGAGTTGAACCATGCCCGCAAGCGCTGA
- a CDS encoding acyltransferase, producing the protein MHKGQERIGYLDGLRGVAILLTAAWHFLGPIYQMHLPYGRAFEWWPGVRYGWAGVNLFFLISGYVIFITLERCTGFVDFILRRWLRLFPAMLVASLILYAARIPMGDAMPGGYAQPGDLLPGLMLINPVYIRTMGVMAHSLDGAFWSLYVEAAFYIVIGLAFFRIGWARSVALLLVLYALSLIVPVLVHRYHLHWALRPTFFLYHAGFQNFGWFASGALFLKARQNSDRGLFWMALAIGLCSATTTVLPGGMERSSRAALFAGILFFAAVQQWRWLQDLLAAKGLLWLGFVSYPFYLLHSAIGVGLIAEIAPLMSGVPVILVPLLVLGLMIGLAWIIAARIEPPLVRLLRPVTDAIRRLLGVGASSQTARVSGEPA; encoded by the coding sequence CATTTTCTGGGCCCGATCTACCAGATGCACCTGCCTTATGGCCGCGCCTTCGAATGGTGGCCGGGGGTGCGCTACGGCTGGGCGGGGGTGAATCTGTTCTTCCTGATCTCCGGCTATGTGATCTTCATCACGCTGGAGCGCTGCACCGGGTTCGTCGATTTCATCCTGCGGCGCTGGCTGCGCCTGTTCCCCGCGATGCTGGTGGCGAGCCTGATTCTCTATGCGGCGCGCATCCCGATGGGCGACGCGATGCCGGGCGGATATGCCCAGCCGGGCGATCTGCTGCCCGGCCTGATGCTCATCAATCCGGTCTATATTCGCACCATGGGTGTGATGGCGCACAGCCTGGATGGCGCCTTCTGGTCGCTCTATGTGGAGGCGGCCTTTTACATCGTGATCGGGCTCGCTTTCTTCCGGATCGGCTGGGCGCGGTCGGTGGCATTGCTGCTGGTGCTGTATGCGCTCAGCCTGATCGTGCCGGTGCTGGTCCACCGCTATCATCTGCACTGGGCGCTGCGGCCGACTTTCTTCCTCTATCATGCCGGCTTCCAGAATTTCGGCTGGTTCGCGAGCGGCGCCCTGTTTCTGAAGGCGCGGCAGAATAGCGATCGCGGGCTGTTCTGGATGGCGCTGGCGATCGGGCTCTGCTCGGCGACGACGACCGTGCTGCCGGGCGGCATGGAACGCTCGTCGCGCGCGGCTCTGTTCGCGGGCATCCTGTTCTTCGCCGCTGTTCAGCAATGGCGCTGGCTGCAGGACCTGCTGGCGGCCAAGGGGCTGCTGTGGCTCGGCTTCGTCAGCTATCCTTTCTATCTGCTCCACAGCGCGATCGGCGTCGGGCTGATCGCGGAGATCGCGCCGCTGATGTCGGGCGTACCCGTGATCCTCGTGCCATTGCTGGTGCTGGGGCTGATGATCGGCCTCGCCTGGATCATCGCCGCCAGGATCGAACCGCCGCTCGTCCGCCTGCTCCGCCCCGTGACGGATGCGATCCGCCGGCTACTGGGCGTCGGCGCCTCGAGCCAGACCGCGCGCGTCTCCGGAGAGCCCGCCTGA
- a CDS encoding glutamate--tRNA ligase, with protein sequence MTVVTRFAPSPTGRIHVGNIRVALHNWLWARKHGGRFLLRLDDTDRARSTEENAESIRADLRWLGLVPDAETRQSDRFALYEARFEELRAAGRVYPAYETGQELDLKRKILAGRGLPPIYDRAALALSEADRASLEAEGRRPHWRFKLDHDAPIHWDDLVRGEQKIDPKLQSDPVIRREDGSWLYMLPSVIDDIDMGVTHVVRGEDHVTNTGLQLQMFAALGAEAPAFAHEALLTGSGGKLSKRLGALGADALRESGIEPLALAALLAKLGTSDPVEPVAEVAPLIEGVDFARFGRAPARFDLDELAAVNARTIHLMPYAAVADRLPEGIGAEAWATIAPNLSTVAEAAEWLPVLSGEIAVPAIGDEDRAYLAEAAAVARTLAWDEGVWPALTGALKASSGRKGKALFLPLRQALTGMDHGPDMAALLPLIGQDLAVARLERAGA encoded by the coding sequence ATGACCGTCGTAACCCGCTTCGCCCCGTCGCCCACCGGGCGCATCCATGTCGGCAATATCCGCGTGGCGCTCCACAATTGGCTGTGGGCGCGCAAGCATGGCGGGCGCTTCCTGCTGCGCCTCGACGATACGGACCGGGCGCGCTCGACCGAGGAGAATGCGGAGTCGATCCGCGCCGACCTGCGCTGGCTGGGGCTGGTGCCGGATGCGGAGACGCGCCAGTCGGACCGCTTCGCGCTGTACGAAGCGCGTTTCGAGGAATTGCGCGCGGCCGGCCGGGTCTATCCCGCTTATGAGACGGGGCAGGAACTGGACCTCAAGCGCAAGATCCTCGCCGGGCGCGGTCTGCCGCCCATCTATGATCGCGCGGCGCTGGCCCTGAGCGAGGCGGACCGCGCTTCGCTGGAGGCGGAGGGCCGCCGCCCGCACTGGCGCTTCAAGCTGGATCATGACGCGCCGATCCACTGGGACGATCTGGTGCGCGGCGAGCAGAAGATCGATCCGAAGCTGCAGTCCGATCCCGTCATCCGCCGCGAGGACGGCAGCTGGCTCTATATGCTGCCGAGCGTGATCGACGATATCGACATGGGCGTGACGCATGTCGTGCGCGGCGAGGATCATGTCACCAACACCGGGCTGCAGCTGCAGATGTTCGCGGCGCTCGGCGCGGAGGCGCCGGCCTTCGCGCACGAGGCTTTGCTGACAGGCAGCGGGGGCAAGCTTTCCAAGCGGCTGGGCGCGCTGGGCGCCGATGCGCTGCGCGAGAGCGGGATCGAGCCGCTGGCGCTGGCGGCTCTGCTGGCGAAGCTCGGCACCAGCGATCCGGTCGAGCCGGTGGCGGAGGTGGCGCCGCTGATCGAGGGGGTGGATTTCGCCCGCTTCGGCCGCGCGCCCGCCCGCTTCGATCTCGACGAGCTGGCGGCGGTGAATGCGCGCACGATCCATCTGATGCCCTATGCGGCGGTCGCGGATCGTCTGCCCGAGGGGATCGGGGCCGAGGCCTGGGCGACGATCGCGCCCAACCTCTCGACCGTGGCGGAGGCGGCGGAGTGGCTGCCGGTGCTGTCGGGCGAGATTGCCGTGCCCGCGATCGGGGACGAGGATCGCGCCTATCTGGCCGAGGCGGCGGCGGTCGCACGGACGCTGGCGTGGGATGAGGGCGTCTGGCCCGCGCTGACCGGCGCGCTCAAGGCGAGCAGCGGGCGCAAGGGCAAGGCGCTGTTCCTGCCGCTACGACAGGCACTGACGGGGATGGATCATGGCCCGGACATGGCGGCGCTGCTGCCACTGATCGGGCAGGATCTGGCGGTGGCGCGGCTGGAGCGGGCGGGGGCTTAG